One genomic segment of Rivularia sp. PCC 7116 includes these proteins:
- a CDS encoding DevA family ABC transporter ATP-binding protein, translating to MNTEPAISIHNLNHYFGKGQLRKQALFDINLEIQAGEIIIMTGPSGSGKTTLLTLCGGLRSAQEGSVKVLGKELSGASAKQLTIARREHGYIFQAHNLHESLTALQNVRMGLEVHPHISTQEMHQKSTEMLEIVGLGNRIDYYPDDLSGGQKQRVAIARALVSQPKIVLADEPTAALDKKTGRDVVDIMQKLAKEQGCTILMVTHDNRILDIADRIVYMEDGKLAPLPESMEVSH from the coding sequence ATGAATACTGAACCTGCTATTTCAATCCACAATCTCAACCATTATTTTGGTAAAGGTCAGCTTCGTAAGCAGGCTTTGTTTGATATCAATTTAGAAATACAGGCTGGTGAAATTATTATTATGACTGGGCCATCTGGTTCTGGTAAAACAACGCTGTTAACACTTTGCGGTGGTTTACGTTCGGCTCAAGAAGGTAGCGTCAAGGTGTTAGGAAAAGAATTATCTGGTGCTTCTGCAAAACAATTAACTATTGCCAGACGCGAGCATGGTTATATCTTCCAAGCGCATAATTTACACGAAAGTTTGACCGCCCTTCAAAACGTAAGAATGGGTTTAGAAGTTCATCCACATATTTCTACTCAAGAAATGCATCAAAAATCTACTGAAATGTTAGAAATAGTTGGATTAGGGAACCGAATTGATTATTATCCCGATGACTTATCTGGTGGACAAAAACAAAGGGTAGCAATAGCACGCGCTCTTGTCAGTCAACCAAAGATTGTTTTAGCTGATGAACCTACTGCTGCACTTGATAAAAAAACCGGACGCGATGTAGTTGATATTATGCAGAAATTAGCTAAAGAACAAGGCTGTACGATTTTGATGGTAACTCATGATAATCGGATTTTAGATATTGCCGACCGCATTGTTTATATGGAAGATGGAAAGTTAGCTCCTTTACCGGAGTCGATGGAAGTTTCGCATTAA